DNA sequence from the Ornithodoros turicata isolate Travis unplaced genomic scaffold, ASM3712646v1 Chromosome14, whole genome shotgun sequence genome:
TTGTTAGCTTCCTCTATTGTCACCACATCAAAGGGGATTAGTGAGAGGTCACATTTTTCCATAAATTTATTCCAATCtgcatcttgcaatttccacctgggtggtcgtgttgttaGATTGTTCACAGACTGGTGATGTTTTAAAATgactgggaagtggtcgctTCCATAAGGGTTCTCATCCACAGTCCATTGCAGGTCCTGAAAcagagatggactgcaaaaggAGAGGTCTAATGCAGAGAACGATTGAGTGGTTGTATGCACATATCTTTGTAAGCCGGTATTCATGAGACAGCTAGACGATGACAACAAAAATCTTTGTAGCATTCTTCCGCGACTATCGATTCTACTACTGCCCCAGAGGGGATTGTGGGCGTTAAAATCACCCAAAAGAATAAGAGGGGATGGAAGCTGCCTGTACAGGTCTTCTATGTCCTTTTGTGTAACGGATTGCGATGGTGGGAGATAGACTGAGCAGATGGTAACAATTCTGTCGAGGCacacctgcacagctacagcctccaagtctgtaactaAATTAACTTCTTTGGCTGgaagatttgatttgatttgatttgatttggggtTTTTTGGTGCAAGAGCAGCTCTGGCCATactgcgccaagacaatggttaAATATAGCAGGCTTCTATATAGTTAACAATTAAAAGCTGTGACTATGGCAATTTGATAATGAAGTGAATGATGAAAGTCACCCATGTGGGGTGTGAATGGGCGAGGCTTCGAGGCAACCCCAGGCAAGGTTTGGCTGGAAGAGACTGCCTTGTAATGATCGCTACACCTCCAGATGCACGGTTTGTGTCATCTCGATCTTTGCGGAAAATATTGTATCTACGGAACGGATTTCGGACATGTGTGTTCAGATAAGTTTCTTGAACACAAAAGCATACTGCGTTGTGCTTCTCAAAAAGATCATGGACATCGTCTAAGTTAGAGAGTAGACcgcgacaattccactgaaggattgtGTGGCCCGTCATGATAgcggaaacaagaaaaagaaagagggtgTACAACGCTTTGCTCTGCCGACCAGAGAAAAGGATTGCCATTACTGATGGCTGCTAGGTTTTACTCCTCTGGGGAGGAGTAATCCTCGGCTTCCGGGCTTTTCTTCTGGCCTCCGCCAAATCCTTTTCCGATATCTCGGGGAGAGAACCACTCCTCGAGAGGTTTCCTCTTGAGGGTGTCAGAAATGGTGAGCTCGTGCTCCCCAAGGAGAGCTCCGAGCTCGAATCATCATCACAATCCATGGAGGGCATCTCCACGGACGGTGATGACGAGGGTAGGACTGCTGTCGCAGTCACTACCGCATTTTCATTATGGGGCTTGGTTTTCACCCCGTCTTCACTTGTTATTGGTTGTGTTCTAGGTGGaatgtctgtctgtgtgtgcgctGTTACCATCTTTGGTTTCTGTTGAAGTACAGTGGAGAAAGATTTTTGAGCGAAGAATGGGGATACCTTTTTCCTTGCTTCGGGGTAGCTGATATTTTCGGTTACCTTGATGCGCAAGATCTCCTTTTCCAATTTCCACTTAGTGCAAGACCTGGAGTAAGAGGGGTGATCACTGGAGCAGTTTACACAGCAATCAGGCCCTCTACACTCTTTAGTATCATGGCCCTGCTGGCCACAACGAGCGCAGCATGGCGACCCACGGCAGGCATCAGCAGCATGTCCGAAGCGGTTGCACTTGAAACAACGAAGAGGGTTTGGAATGTATGGACGAACCTCTACAGACAGATATCCAACTTTCAATTTATCGGGCAGCGAAGGACGATCGAAGGTAAGAACTACGTTTCTGGTAGTGATGTATTCATTATTTTTCCGTATCTTGAGTTTCCTGACATCAATTACTGCCTGTTCCTTTAGATTTGCAAGAATCTCTTCTACTGGGACGTCAATTAATTCGGCAACGGCTACCACACCACGGCATGTGTTCAGAGTCTTATGTAAGGATGCGGATATGGGGAGCCCAAGCATCTCTGTGGTGGTCAAGATCTGTTGGCAGTCTTTTTCCGATGTACACTTGATAATGAGGTCACCTGATCGTAACTTCTTAATTTCGGTGATATGGTTAGAGAGGGAGGACACCGCCTTCTCAATAAAGAAGGGCGACATCTTCCCAAGTGGTACACGTTTGTCTTCTTCCGAAGAACTAGAAGACAACACTATGTATTTCGACATGAAAAAATGCTCTTTTGGTCTGGAGACTTCGGTCCGGGGGCGTTTGCCACCCCCGATCGGGGGAGAAGATAAGTGTCTAACCATATAGGTTTGATTGCTAGGCATTCCACcaggtcacccacacttcatgcctatacatgtgggaaggtcccggagttttcagAAAAACCCTTCGGCCAGGGCCTGACCAAGACcctgaccgccaccgttcaaggtttctacccttcacctcacatcccctcggcacggtacggttaacaccttgggactgggggctggggtccgtggtggcgccactcaccaaacaccagccgaagccggtgccccctgcggggcaTGGTGGAGTGccatgtttgttatatttagctAAAGAGTAATTGCATTCTGGAAGTACGTCCCACGGCGGAGCTCCCACACACGCTTGCAAAATTGGTGCGTGATACTCAATGAACTCATACGTTTCGATTCCCTGTAGCACACGCATACTAAAAGGAGGTATAACTGTGGGTTTGCTGAGAAAGAACTGCTTAAACCGTGTCTCCCTCACAGACTGGAGTGCAGGATGTTCTGGATAGCCTTTCACTCTAAGCGCATATGATGCTGAGAGGTAGAACCTACGTCTCTCCAATGACCACTCCTTGGATTCGACATATAGACTCTCAACTGGTGATGTACGAAAGGCACCAGTTATTAAACGTAAcccctggtggtgaactgggtTCAACATCTTGAgagcagattcgcgggcagatcCATAGACAATGCACCCATAGTCCAATCTTGACCTCACTGTCGAAATGTAAATTCTATGTAACGTGTCACGATCTGCGCCCCAggatctgtgtgacagcacctttAAGAGGCTTAGGGACTTGATGCATTTAGTTTTAAGGCTCTTAATGTGCGGTAGGAAAGTAAGTTTGCTATCGAacgtgaccccaagaaatttgtgctcACTCTTAACAGTGAGGTCCTGCCCattcagcttaagagtaggtgaAGGAAGCATTCCTCTGACCCTAGAGAAGTGAACACAGACAGTTTTCTCGTGCGAGAACTTAAACCCATTTTCGAGGGACCATGTGGTAAGCTTGTTTAGAGCTAGCTGCATCTGACGCTCGCATATTGCTAGATTTGTAGAAGAAtatgatatttgaatgtcatctacGTATAAGGAGCATGACATGGAACGAGGAATTACATTggctactgaattgattttcacaaGGAAGAGAGTAACACTCAGGACAGATCCCTGTGGCACTCCATTCTCTTGAACCAGAACACCAGATAGCGTCGTTCCAAGTCGTACTTGGAACGTCCTGTTTTGTAGGAAGTTCATGACGCACCTGAGTATGCGCCCCCTGATCCCAAAAGAGTACAGATCttgtaggataccataccgccaagcggtatcgtatgccttctcaagatcaaagaaaacagagaggcAGTGTTGTCTTCGGACGAAAGCTTCACGTATCATTGTTTCTACTCGAACCAGGTGGTCCGTTGTGGACCGCCCGgcacgaaaaccacactgaagttcagagagacatttgttttcctctagAAAATGGACGAGCCGaccattgaccatacgctcaaatgTTTTGCCGATGCAGCTTGTGAGAGCGATAGGTCGATAGCTAGTTGGATTTGAAGcgtcttttccaggttttaacagTGGAACAACGGTGGCAGTTTTCCATGCAGATGGTAATGTGCTGTCTGCCCAGATTCGGTTGAAGAAACGAAGCAAGCATTCTTTCGATGTTTCGGACAAGTGctgaagcatggaatatgtcACTCGGTCTGGACCAGGTGAGGTAGCCTTTGCTGAAGATAATGACCTCTGCAGCTCTATCATAGTAAACGGCTGATTATATCCATGGTCGTCCCCGCCACTCATTCGAATTCTCTTCTTTTCTGCAGTGTCTTTGATCTTAAGAAAGTTTTTACTATAATGAGATGAGTCAGAAATTCTTTGGAAATGCTCCCCAAGCGCATTCGCCTGCTCTTCTAGGCTTTCACATACCTGACCgttaacttctaaaagagggacggAATGACtgatgtgttctcctctgattttgcgaagtctgtcccataccactttggatggggtgttacaagacaGAGACGATACAAAGgcgtgccaagaggaccgcttagcttgtttgcgtgtccacctggcctttgctcttgcctttttaaaaagtaggagattttgtgatgtggggtacctccgaaatgtgccCCATGCCCGATTTTGcagtttgcgagtttcctcgcattcactgttccaccagggtttaggtcgctttgggagacgACCAGAAGCCTGGGGAATGAATTGCGTTGCTGCATCGAGTATGATGTTACTAATAAGATTGCTAGCTTCCTCGATCGTCACCGTATCAATAGGAATCAGAGAAAggtcacatttttcagaaaactgATTCCAGTCGGCTATTTCAAATTTCCACCTGGGAGGGCGTGTCGTCAGAGTGTCGACTAGAGTAAGgtattttaacaccactgggaagtggtcacttccaagtgggttttgttttacagtccattctatctcctgaaacaaggatggactgcaaaaagacaggtctaaggctgagagagtctgacttgaagaatgtatgtatgtaggtgcccctgtgtttaaaagacagatggatgttgataataaaaatttctctaacattttccctcgagtgtcagttcttgtactgccccaaagtagattatgagcattaaagtcacctagaactataaaaggacttggaagttggctgcataaatcttctaattctttttgtgtaaTAGTGTCTGATGGCGGCAAGTAtaccgagcagatggtgacgATCCTGTCTAAACacacctgcacagctacagcttccaagttTGTAACTAGGTGAATTGCTTTTGTTGGGAGAGATCGTCGTGTGATGATCgctacaccaccagatgctcgggtggcgtcacttcgatctcttcgaaatatgttgtgtctacgcagtggattttgtgtttggttgttcaaatatgtttcctgaagacaaaaacatgtagcATTATACGTCTTGAAGAGATCGTTCACATCATCTAAGTTAGAAAGGAAcccacgacaattccattggaggatcgtGTGCTGCATAATAGTTGCAGTACTAAGAAGTAGTAGTAAGTGTGTCAGAAAGTTTTGCCGACTTTGAAAAGCTTTCATTACCTATTTTTTGTTGGAGGTGTGACCCGCGGCCTTGTGGGTTTCTTCCGCGCAGCCGCAAGCTCCTTGTCAGATATGTCAGGGagtgacccactccccgacAGACTAGCTCTATTCTTTTGGAGGActtgggagctcgtgctcgcgaaggagcgctcagagctcgtctcgtcctcgcaGTCCATGGATGTGGTctccgtggactgtgaggacagaaGTGGCGTCGGTGTTAGGGACGCCACTGGAGTTTCGGGGACTGGAGGTGGACGTGCACCTCCCTGGACTTCTTTTGTGGTTGTCTCTATCAGCAGTGATTGCTCGGTCTGTGTGAACTGTGTTACtagttttactttctgttttacgGCTGCGGCAAAGGATTTTTCGAAAAGGATGGGAGctactttttttctggcttctgggtaactgatgttctgtgtaaccttaacgtgcaggacttctttttcatatttccactttgtacaggacctcgagtaggatgggtggttgGAAGAACAGTTGACACAGCAGTCTGGCCCTTTGCATTCTTTAGTCTCATGGTCAGACTTTCCACATCGTGCACAACAGGCGGAGCCACGGCACCCGTCTGCAGCATgtccaaacctgttgcaccgaAAACAGCGCAACGGGTTCGGAATGTAAGGTCGGACATCTGCTGACAGGTAGTCTACTTTTAGTTTTGTTGGAAGTGTGGGCCTGTCAAAAGTCAGTACTATATTTCGTGTGGTGATGTACTCCCCATTTTTACGGATTTTGATTTTGCGTACATCAATGACATCCTGGTCCTTTAAGTTTTCTAGGATTTCTTCCACAGGCACGTCAATCAGTTCTGATACTGCGATGACGCCCCTGCAAGTGTTCAGTGTTTTGTGCAAGGAAGCTGAAATATTTTTACCCATCATCTCATGTGTGTTTAGAATGCGTTCACAGTCTATTTCATTGGAACATTTTACGAGAAGGTCGCCAGATCTGATGCGTTTGATTTCAGTAATGTACTTAGACAGTGATGCCACCgctttctcaatgaaaaagGGTGACATCTTTCGCAGTGGTgtgcttttctctttctctgtatCTGAAGAAGAAAGTACGATGTATTTTGAAGTGAACTGTTTTGTTACAGTCCTTACGGCTTCGGTCCGTGGACGCTTTGCGGCCACGATCTCATTAGAAGAAGAATATTTACCCATGTAGGTTTGATCAATGAGTATTCCAAAAAGGTCACCCGTATTTCATACTCATACatacgggaaggtcccggagtttgacAACCCATcagccggggcttgaccaagtccccgactgccaccgttcaaggtttctacccttcaccttaaatcccctcggcacggtacggataacaccttaggactgggggctggggtccgtggtggcgccactcaccaaacaccagccgaagccggtgccccctgcggggccgtacgcgatgactttccatctcccgacaggtggttttgagtgggtggatccttcgaggtggagcgagatcgattttctcaacattcctcacgattcggaagtgggttacgtgtacgtggtagacttgtcatatcccgaagaactgcacgcgctcactagggattttcccctggcacccgaacacaggtgcgtggacgagaacgaactctccccctaccaacgctacctgaaagatgcgttggcgctgaacgccccttccacaacgaaactcttgctgacgtgctacgacaaagaacgctacgtcgttcattatgcactgctcgctctgtacgtgaggttgggcatgaaaataaaacgtgttcacagcatcctctcgttccgccaagacaactttttgcgaaccttcgtgcagagaaacgtcgctttgaggaatgccgcgagcacgaaattcgagcgacttctgtacaaaaccaagtcgaacagcacgttcggtaagtcgatacaaaatgtgagacggatgaaaaagtatgccctagcctacgacaaagaaagcgcgctccgaaaagctagctccgtcgacagtcagcattttcacattctgagtgataagtgcatcttgtacgagatgaaacaacgccgcatcaaatgcacgcaccccctttacgtgggctttgccattcttgaaatatccaaagtccgaatgtacagcttcatctacgagtcgcgcttttctcgcttgacatgtccagtgcaattgatctatagcgacacagACAGCGtaaatttttctctcacgtgtgaaagcctggaagagcagctgatgaagattgagagtgagttagatctgtcttcctatccgccggaccacccacttttcaacgacgagcacgcgaatcagatggggtacttcaaagacgagacggggggcggagttattcaggaagtcgtagccatccgagcgaaaatgtacagcattctcttggctgggtcacacaaacagatcgcgagagccaaaggagttaagaaagacgtggtgaggaaacatttattgcacgaagtgtaccgagattctctgttcaatgaaaaggcggtctctcagaagcagtgcaccatccagagtataaagcaaacgatgtacaccatttcgagactcaagaagagcttggtcccctacgacgacaaacgctatctcgtggatgccgtacactccttccct
Encoded proteins:
- the LOC135372378 gene encoding uncharacterized protein LOC135372378 translates to MGKNISASLHKTLNTCRGVIAVSELIDVPVEEILENLKDQDVIDVRKIKIRKNGEYITTRNIVLTFDRPTLPTKLKVDYLSADVRPYIPNPLRCFRCNRFGHAADGCRGSACCARCGKSDHETKECKGPDCCVNCSSNHPSYSRSCTKWKYEKEVLHVKVTQNISYPEARKKVAPILFEKSFAAAVKQKVKLVTQFTQTEQSLLIETTTKEVQGGARPPPVPETPVASLTPTPLLSSQSTETTSMDCEDETSSERSFASTSSQVLQKNRASLSGSGSLPDISDKELAAARKKPTRPRVTPPTKNR